The Sulfolobales archaeon DNA segment ATAACAACCCTAAACATCCAATGTGATCCAACACTTCTCAGAAACTCTAAGCTATTATGCAAAGCCCATAACAAAATTTCACCCACCCAACCAGGGGATCAAAAATATATAGTAAATAATATAAATAACTGCTATGTATTACCAATAAAAATTATAGAGAAAAATACTGTGAAACCCTACTAATAATACCGATCTATAATTTAAGATCAAAGAAGTATTATTACTATAAAAGCTTATAACAACCCTTTTCATTAACTATATATCGGGAGGGGGCAACAGACAGGCGCCCCCTAACCCACAAACCATATCTCTAAGCCTTGAGGGTAACCTCAGGGCTTAGGGGTATGGGTAGTGGGCTAGGGACAATATGTCTGTTGCCCCCTCCCACCTTTTTATTTCAATATTAGAATTCTCATGTTTCCTAGACTTTGTTTCTAGCTACTTAATGGTGTGGATGAAAAGAGTGTGTCTTGATTTAGATGCTTTAATTAATATGAATCATGTTTTATCTTGATCCTCTATGCATATGCTACTGTGATTTCACCTATTATATATCCCTAGCCATATGTTTTCATATGTATGTATATATCATCTCATCTATGGTATAAGTATTTGGTGTGTGTATGAATAAAGTTCTTTTGATCTCGGTTGTAGTTATAGCTTTGGTGTTATTGGGTGTGATAGCTTATATATATTTCCAGGGCTCTAAGCCGTCCTACGCTCCAACTACTATACAGCATATAACAAGTACGCCTTTACAGACGCAGAGCTCTTCCCAGTCTTCTCAGCTGGTGTTTAGCTATGGTGATATCACTGTTAAGGCGATTCTTCCAAGCAGGCCTATAACTATTACTGGTGGAGGCTCTACCTTTGTTAATGTACAGATGCAGTCCTGGATCCAGAAGTTCAGATCTGTGTCCAGCGGCCTTGTAACGGTTAATTACCAACCCATTGGTAGCGGGGCTGGTGAGGCGAAGTGGTTTGATCGAAGCCTTGATTTTGGAGCATCTGATGTCCCTATATCCAATGTAACATATCAGAGACTAGTAGCCTCTGGATCTGATTTCATCCAGATACCAGTAATAGCGGGCTCAGTAGCGATCATATATAACCTCCCAGAGTGGGATGAGAACCGCTGTGGAGCCCTCAGGCTAAGTGGTGAGGTGCTGGCCAACATATATCTTGGCAAGATAATATACTGGGATGATGATAGGATAAAAGAGCTTCAGATAGAGGGGTGCAGAGCCCTACTACCCC contains these protein-coding regions:
- the pstS gene encoding phosphate ABC transporter substrate-binding protein PstS, producing MNKVLLISVVVIALVLLGVIAYIYFQGSKPSYAPTTIQHITSTPLQTQSSSQSSQLVFSYGDITVKAILPSRPITITGGGSTFVNVQMQSWIQKFRSVSSGLVTVNYQPIGSGAGEAKWFDRSLDFGASDVPISNVTYQRLVASGSDFIQIPVIAGSVAIIYNLPEWDENRCGALRLSGEVLANIYLGKIIYWDDDRIKELQIEGCRALLPHEPIRAIHRSDGSGTTALFTLYLSDVSEEWRTRIGYGYTVEWPRDALGYGEGGRGSDGVSAKVKGTAYSIGYVEYAYAIVNKLPTAALKNRDGNFVKPTPETVSEALKRGASNLPPPNAYWGDIPKSFINREGQNTYPIAGLSYIFIYKDITKDPDMAKAVSAFLKWILTEGQKPENLVEGYLPLPPELAKIAVKYVEQGLGI